A segment of the Xenopus tropicalis strain Nigerian chromosome 6, UCB_Xtro_10.0, whole genome shotgun sequence genome:
ttttgtgtttgttttatgtGTTGCATGCAAATTATAAATCTGCTTTGGTAAACAGTAACATCTTTGTGGGAATGAAGTCAATAATGAAATTAATGTCTGATGTGGCTGATGCAACCTGCTAAGGAAGCCCTGGACATGAGACCACTTCaaggcagatttttttatatattatatatatatatatatatatacacacacacacacacacacacacacaacacctTTCCAGGGCTCCAATGAACAAAGGACTATGTGACTTATATTCTATACACTTATGCACTGTTAATATATATTCTTGGATTGCACCTACTGGATACATGTAATGCTGAACTGCACCGTGTGGCAATGTGTGTTATTCAAGGACTTGCATGGTTCTGTCCATGTCCCTATCAAATAATGACAGAGGAGGGCATACATTTGGGACTGCCACATTAACTAATATCTGCCAATGTTTGGGTCCTTTATTTAGAACATTTCTGTGACTGGTTTAAAGAACTGGTTGTACTATTCTAGTAATTCTCtatgatacagtatattattcTACTCAGTAGAGAAAATAGTCTAGTTTTCACACAGTTCTGTACAGTACACACTAATTGTTAcatgatccttttttttttttcttgttcctaCTTTTCATTACCATGGAAAGGGCATACACATTGTTCTATTGTCAGTAACCAGTATTCTTAGAAATGGTGTATAAAGGGCATTATATGCCGGAGTTCAGCACCAGCTAAACAAATAAGGCCAACGTCACATATGTTATACCAATTATTCTGAAATAAAAACAAGAACCAATGGTTCCCCACCCTCACCCCCTACTTGCCTGTGTCTCAGGCTTGTGTATAAACGAAGGAATTCAATATACAGGGGATTCAACTGGGAGTGGGACTGTGCATTAAATACTTTTTCCCACAACTATTCTAAAAatcactgataaaaaaaatgttaaaaataatgtcttaaaggagaaggaaagggtttaaaagtcgaccccatacacaggccacaTGTACCTGTAGCTGATCACTATATTTGTTCCCCTTTTTTGCAGGTACTTTTAGAGCACTCGCTGTTGGTTTTGAGCGCTCGTTTGCACctattgcggccgccatgttggatatttaaattagttcAACACAGTGCCGTGTAAGTTAATGTGCATGCGCaaaccttctccctcccctagacGCGAGCGCGACCTACTCTACCCAAGccgctcctgcttgtgagatgGGGAGCGCGCTCCCAGCATAAGGTAAATGCGCATGCAATTACTCAGTAGCTGGTCttagtctcggtgcaggagtgatgcattttgggaactttctttacatagctcagtgttttttcttcctgtttggcttctgatcatctgatcaggtgaaatatggggagacttaagggcactattgagacaactgaaggtatgcctgcagcttgagattaactctttattagcctttccttctcctttaaaaatacaaataaaacattaatctaCTGGATTCGTTTTGCTAACTGACCTCTGGAAGATTGGCCAATGAAAGATTTTCAGCTAGGTTCCAGTGAGTGTCTGCCTCCAGAGTGGATTTTCTCAGACTTTTCTCCAGTCTATCAAATTCAACAATCAATCCTTTAAAAGGAGGCTCATTGCTCTTGTTGGTTGGCGTCAGCAGCATCCCATAGATAACTCTACGAATTGGTTTTGTTATCAAATGAGCAGATGGCTTTTTCATATCCTCAACCTGTGAATGAAGGAATGACCTCTGTAGTACCAGGGCATCTCTAAGTAATGGAGATATCTGGCCTCTGGCTAATGATCTTTGCACCCAATTCGGCAGCTTCGACATAACTGCAGCTGGAGAACTATAAATACCCTTCTGAAAGAAATGCTCAAGGTTAACAGTATCAGACAGACTGTACTCCTCCATAGCTGAACAAAGAAGCTGTCTGACCGTGTCACGATCCTGAGCCTTAAGGTATATGAGCACATTGTGCATGGCCTCCTCTGCATCAGCAAAAGCAGAAAGCCAGTGTAAGAGGCCTTGTATGCGCACGTGCTTTCTGCCACTGTGGCATGAGTTTCCAATGGGTAAATGAACTTGGCTGAAAAACCTTTCTAAAGCTGGTAGATTAATATAATCATTGCCTACTAGAACAGCAAAGAGAGGCAATAGTGACATGTTCATGTTGTTAAAGTGCTTGCAGAACTGTTGAGCTGAGTAACACTTGGCTGGTATGAAACATTCATTCTTTTCTTTTGCGGTGACAATATTCCTCCACTGAAAGGAATTCAAGGGGCAGAAGCCAGCCTTCAGATCAAAGATACAAAAGTCACTGTCAAATGTCAGCACCGGGCACTTCCAAAGATTAGCCAGCACCACTAATTCTCTGTCTGCTTCTGCAAAGCACTGAACAAAGGGCACTTCCATCTTTTCCAGCACCTGTATAAAGACTTCCCTAACCAGCAAAGGCAATACACTTCCACCTTCTCCTTTAGACAAGCTGTGCGCCATTATGATCTTTTCCTTTGCGCGTTGTTTGAGTGTCTCAAACTTTTTGTCAGAGATATCGCAGCCGCCATCAAACACAACATAGGCATGTATCTCACATACAGATAGACTTTCAAAGAATTTATGCACAGCGTCAGTGAATAAACGATAATCTCCTCCACATATTAAATCCAGTCCTGACTCAAAGTACAGCCTGTGGTAAAGATTATTGCCATCGATAATTATCTTTGTGTTTCTTAACTGTAGATCATGAAAGCAATACTTTTTGGATCCAACATAGCCCATGAGTCCTTGAATTCCCATTGTGGCAATATATACAGGAGAATCAAATACAACAGAAACACGGACATACCCTTTTAATGAAAGAGAAACAGAGTTAAACAGAACctgtaactttttaaaaattccatatacaggtatgggacctgttatccagaatgcttgggacctggggtccataatttggatctcataatttaagtctgctacaaatcatttaaatattgagtaaacccaatagggctgttctgcccccaataaggggtaattatatcttagatgggatcaagtacaaggtactgttttattattacagacaaggaaataatttttaaaaattagaattatttgcttataatggagtctatgagagatggcctttccgtaattcagactttctggataatgggtttccagataagggatcccatacctgtgcggTTTGCAATTGTGCTAAACAATCTTAcagtttacaaatatatttaaaatcctggaaagcaccattttaaaaaattatccaTCCTCTCTTCCGCCCTCGCTCTCTGCGCATCTGAGatgttgcgcatgcgcactggcaAAGGGGGGAGCCGAACAAAAGAACACGTCTCAGTTATCCGTGTTCTGTGAAAAAACCGGTACACAGTTCTGATCATGTCTCCGCTAAGGGACAGCAGCGGGATGGAATATAGGCACTAGGGAACAGCAGAGGGAACGCGTATTAGCACTAGGGAAGAGTTGGAGGGGGGCAGTATATAAGTACAAAGGTGGGGGGGAGCGTATATATGGACCACATAGTGACGCAAGGCCTGAACTGGATCTAGTACTGCAAATCTAAACTTTTCAGAACActaatacttaaaggaaaactataccccgggcacaaaaagcccccttaattatcactgcctagacccccccccctcacctctcccttatcgcaagTTAactctgtccctatcactaaccactagctaaaaatgcagagaagcacagCCACGTACCTCTTCGACACCTTCTTACTGACTGAAGGCACTTCGATACGAACCtacttgcgcatgtgcagttagGGGTAGCAGGAAATCCGCTTCAAATGCACATGCGCAAGTAGCTTAGGAGTCGGCGGTGAGACCAGAagtcataccccccaactgtcccgctttttatggcgcgtcctgctgtcctggatagttccatgaatgtcccgcattgcgggacattcatggaactatccagcacagcgggatccgCAGGCTGGAGATGTTCATGCTTtgtcggctgcttcgttatgcctctccttgcgctgcgcgacaggcccttttataaggttgcgcctgtgggtgtgacgtcattacacATTacgtattgtgggctactgtgtatagggggcactgtgtattgtgggctactgtgtatgggagactactgtgtattgggggctactgtgtattgggggctactgtgtattgggggctactgtgtattgggggctactgtgtattgggggctactgtgtattgggggctactgtgtatgggaggctactgtgtattgggggctactgtgtattgggggatactgtgtattgggggatactgtgtattggggcactgtgtattgggggctactgtgtattggggcactgtgtattgggggctactgtgtattggggcactgtgtattggggcactgtgtattgggggctactgtatattggggcactgtgtattgggggctactgtgtatgggggtactgtgtattgggggctactgtgtatgggggggcaaaactggtacttagttaaaactcacttataactgactgccttctctctatatttgtattttaatgtaggagttgctatattgttttccttaggtcgttcagtatgagggtatagcacattttcgtctgctcctGCCATTTGATCtaaataaaaggagtatttttgctCTGTGAGTGCTGCACATATATTGTTTGcaagcctttaaaggagaactgtcacCAGTAATAATGTTCTCTATCTTTGGATTTCTCTGTAGCAAAGTATACAGTAAATAAGAACAAAGTGCTTTTCCTAAGCTAAACATATTagttaatgaaaaaaatagcCTTAACTCACTCCTTTATCCTCAACCACGCTGTCTTCAGTCCCCTACAACCAAGATCCACATGCATGTTGGCAAAGAGACGTCATACGAATAAACATAAGATAACTCCTGGTATGAGCCTCCCTCCCGACAAGCCCTCCCAAACAGTCCCCATGCTGTTTGTCTGATCTGCAGGAGAATGCTGATGTCATAAATATGCGACCTTCCTTAACCCTTGTCTCatttgcaatgcattatggggctTGTAGTTTAAAATAGTCCCCATactgttgttaaaggaacagtaacaccaaaaaaataaaagtgttttaaaactggtgtgtttgcttcagggatgctataatttatataaataagctgttgtgtagccacaggggcagccattcaagctggagaaaaaggcacaggttacatagcagataacagataagctctgtagaataaaatTAGTAGTatcggataggatctgtgccactgtgacagaatgctctgttatacagatagctagaatctcagccataaagcagggcaggactgctgcttacaatggggggtatcagataggatctgtatcactgtgacagaatgctctgttatatagCATATATGTTatagagcgcatcccgctgtcccggatagttccatgaatgtcccgcatttccgtaataaattatggaaatgcggaacattcattgacttacccGGGACAGCGCAATGCGACAGCGCTCCTtcttccccagcggctcctcagtgtatgcggctccttctgcggcggtccctggcccttttataaggttgcgccccgtgggtacgtgtgacgtcattacgcacgggcgcaaccttatagaagggccagggaccgccgcagaaggagccgcatacactgaggagccgctggggacgaagaagaagaagaagggagcgctgtatatgggggggggctgtctctattgggggcattgtgtatgggggggactgtctcaattggggacactgtttttgggggggactgtctcaattgggggcactgtgtatgggggggagtgtctcaattgggggcactgtgaatgggggggagtgtctcaattgggggcactgtgtatggggggggctgtctcaattgtgggcactgtgtatgggggggctgtctcaattgggggcactgtgtatgggggggactgtctcaattgggggcactgtgtatgggggggactgtctcaattgggagcactgtgtatgggggggctgtctcaattgggagcactgtgtagggggggctgtctcaattgggggcactgtgtatgggggtgactgtctcaattgggagcactgtgtatggggtgggactgtctcaattgggggcactgtgtatggggtgggactgtctcaattgggggcactgtgtatggggtgggactgtctcaattgggggcactgtgtatggggggactgtctcaattgggggcactgtgtattggggggactgtctcaattgggagcactgtgtatgggggggctgtctcaattgggagcactgtgtagggggggctgtctcaattgggggcactgtgtatgggggtgactgtctcaattgggagcactgtgtatggggtgggactgtctcaattgggggcactgtgtatggggtgggactgtctcaattgggggcactgtgtatggggtgggactgtctcaattgggggcactgtgaatggggtgggactgtctcaattgggggcactgtgtatggggggcactgtctcaattgggggcactgtgtttggggggcactgtctcaattgggggcactgtgtatggggggcactttctatggggggcattgtgtatgggggcactgtgtatgggtagtactgtcttttaggctattgggggcactgtgtatgggggggcaaactggtacatagttataactcacttataactcactgccttctctctatatttgtattttatatgtaggagttgctatattgttttcctaaggtagtacagtatgagggtatagcacatttgcgtctgatcctgccatttctactatataaaaggagaattttttgaaaaaaaaaatggatggggtgtggtaactggggcgtggccacaaaagtgggcgtggtcaaaaaattgccgcgctgcgcgcaccaaatctttttgtccctcttttcatttttcaaatgttgggaggtatggcataTATagcatgttatatatattttgagtTCCCTTTATATGatcacagaacctctcagtgacttctaatatccttttaatttacagtagggggtacattatcccttataatacatacgTGAtaatcagagttccctgtataactcagcctgcagccttgtacctttataagCAGCGCCAGATTTgttaaactcacatacggagcaaaggggagaggtcctcattgctctgtatgtgagcaaaactCCATGTATCTGAATCAGAATCATCAACATTTGTTTCGACTTGTGCACTCATTcccttaataaagaaaaaaagaatattagaaataaaaaaaatatatatgtatataattacaAAGATCTCTGTTCATAAACAACCCTTTGAGATGTTCTTTTGTATGGGTATACTATGCCCTATGACTTTCATTTAGCAAAAAATACCttgtttacattttacattattacTGACTGTGCACAATAAGTCACACACATGGTTTAAAAACCGTCATCCACTCTCTGCCCCGTGTCACTACAAAGGCCATATGTGTTTCATTTCTATTCCTCTCCTCAGTGCGCATCACACATAAAAAAGTGATTTGAATTTGAAAACTAGTTGTGTAGGGATAATTGCTGAATACAAATTTATATTGGAAGTCAAAATGGTCTCTCGCATACTAATAAGCATAAAAGTgaaacccctatttggctgtaaaccaGTCAAACCACGGCTAGTATAGGttttagagcatggggcacatgcgactcaatccttcaggatgggccttcactatgtggaagtGACCAACAGAGCTAAGGTGTAGTGCAGGGTTAtggcaatatactcacatacagctgTTATATGATAGTAATACTTtggggacagcacagagaggatacacaccggtttatcccaaaTCCTCTTCAGTCTGGGCAGGATAAAtacacctggtcagcttggccaccctttggaagcagtcaggatagatacctcagtcctcaggt
Coding sequences within it:
- the aste1 gene encoding protein asteroid homolog 1 (The RefSeq protein has 2 substitutions, 1 non-frameshifting indel compared to this genomic sequence) codes for the protein MGIQGLMGYVGSKKYCFHDLQLRNTKIIIDGNNLYHRLYFESGLDLICGGDYHLFTDAVHKFFESLSVCEIHAYVVFDGGCDISDKKFETLKQRAKEKIIMAHSLSKGEGGSVLPLLVREVFIQVLEKMEVPFVQCFAEADRELVVLANLWKCPVLTFDSDFCIFDLKAGFCPLNSFQWRNIVTAKEKNECFIPAKCYSAQQFCKHFNNMNMSLLPLFAVLVGNDYINLPALERFFSQVHLPIGNSCHSGRKHVRIQGLLHWLSAFADAEEAMHNVLIYLKAQDRDTVRQLLCSAMEEYSLSDTVNLEHFFQKGIYSSPAAVMSKLPNWVQRSLARGQISPLLRDALVLQRSFLHSQVEDMKKPSAHLITKPIRRVIYGMLLTPTKSNEPPFKGLIVEFDRLEKSLRKSTLEADTHWNLAENLSLANLPEAPTQIRLKLLLDTLEIKTAILASVPPAHHLPVAVTCYWVRYADPKVKLHHLKALLMGSVCGELYDMFLTAEGNSKDILYVHEQLQKIIQGNPCRKIPNKEDMHIFCQWQCCLQVGLHFNQLLCTPLLHPNIKRLYNGTLVHLLCQKLKSSPSIEDLFSPCPPLKMLYQQMLEAVILAVPEDCFKSRTVSSTHKSKMGKKRNRKVESKEVHLAVENQPMYEVTNRFVSLRLEE